GCCTCCGGGCTGCTGGAGGGGTACATGACGCTGGACACCGAGTTCGAGCCCGGTGACCACCGCAACTGGCGCATGACCACCAACGCCCGCCGCAAGGCCTGGATGGAGGACGGCCTGAAGAAGGTCGAGCAGCTTCAGGCGCAGTTCGTGGAGGGCCGTGGCCGCACGATCGGGCAGCTGGCGATTCAGTTCGCGCTGCGTTCCCCGGTCATGGCGAGCGTCCTGCCGAACATCTACTCGGCGCAGAACCTCGAGGAGTATGCCGCGACCTTCGACGCCGCGCCGCTGACCGACGAGGAGTTCGGGGCGATCCAGGCGCTGTACCGGGAGAACTTCGGCCTGACGCATGACCTGCGCGGCGAGGTTGTCGCGGGGGGTGCCAAGTGAGCGGCCGTCCTGAAAGCACCGGTCCCGGAGGCACCCGCCCCGCGGGTGCGATGCCCGCCGAGACGGGAGCGCCCGCGCCCGCCGCGCGTCCGGGTCGCCCGAAGATGATGGTGGACCTCGACCCGAGCGGTCAGGTGACGGGCCGCGAGGCCGACCGCGCCAACCGGCAGTTCCTGAACTACGCGTTCTTCAAGCTGGACCCCGCCTTCCGGCGCCTGCCGCAGGCGGAACGCGACGAACTGAAGGCCGAGTTCCTCGCCGCCGCGAACGGCTGGGTGACCGACGCGCCCGCCGAGAAGGGCCTGATCCTGCGTCCGTACTCGCTGGTCGGCGTGCGTGGCGACGTTGACTTCATGCTGTGGCGCATCGCGTTCGACGTGCGCGACTTCCAGGAATCGCAGGCCCGCCTGAACCGCACGCGCCTGATGGGGTACCTGACGCAGCCGTTCAACTTCATCTCCATGAACAAACGCAGCCAGTACGTGAACCGCGTGGAGGGCAGCGGGCACGGCCTGGAAATCCTGCCCGGCCAGGGTCAGTACCTGTTCATCTACCCGTTCGTGAAGACGCGCGCGTGGTACGACCTGACGCCGCACTCCCGCCAGGGCATGATGGACGAGCACATCAACGCCAGCGTGCCGTTCAAGGGCGTGCGTATCAACACCAGTTACTCGTACGGCATCGACGATCAGGAGTTCGTGGTGAGCTTCGACAGCGATTACCCGCAGGAGTTCGTGGATCTGGTGCACCGCCTGCGTTACACCGAGGCGAGCATGTTCACGTTGCAGGACACCCCAATGTTCACCTGCGTGAAGAAGGACCTGAGCAGCGTGCTGGACGACCTGGGCTGAGCGGACCCAGAGGGGAGGCGGTGTGGCACACGCGGCCCGCCGCCTCCTCTGCTGGTTACAGGCGCTTGTAGTAGATGAGCGTGCCGTTCAGGCGGCCGTCCGGCGTGAGGGCGAAGTCGGGGATCTCGCCGACCAGGGTGTAGCCAGCAGTCTCGTAGAGTTTCCTGGCGCCGCCGTCCACGGAGGTGTCCAGCGTCAGCAGGGTGCGCCCCTGGCGGGCGGCCTCGGCCTCGGCGGTCCTCAGGAGGCGGGTGGCGACGCCCTGGCCGCGCCACGCCGTGCGGGTCATCATCTTGGCAATCTCGGCGCGGTGCGGCTGGTTGGGCGGGAAGTCCAGCAGCAGCGTGACGGTGCCGATCAGCTCGGGGCCGTGCCACGCGCCGTACAGCACGCGTCCGCCTGCCTCGGCGGCGGTCAGGGAAGCCTGCCAGAACGCGCGGGCCTGTGCCTCTGGCAGTGGGTGCATGAAGCTGACGGACCCTCCGGCGGCGACGGTCTCGATCAGGAGTTCCCCGAGCTGGGGCAGGGCGGCGTGGGTCAGCGGCGTGATCTGGAGGTCGGTCATGGGGTCAGCTCCGGGCGAGTGCGACAAGGTACGTGCAGGGGTTGGCGGTCGTGTTGGCGATGACCACGTCGGCGGGCGGGCCGAAGCCCAGGCTGTCCCCGGCATGCAGGTGGTGGATTTCACCGCCCTCGGTGACCGTGAGCTGGCCGGATTGCACCTGGATCACCTGCCGGATCAGGGCGTACGAGGAGGCGGGCAGCGCGGCCTGCCCACCGGGGGGCATGGTGACCTGCACGAGTTCGACCGGGTGGTCGGGGCGCATGAACACCTGCGTGCGGGTGTAGCCGGTGGCCGGGTCGCGCCAGACGGGCTGGTCGGCAGCGCGGGTCAGGCGGCTGGCGGCGGCCTCGGCGCGGACGAGCAGTCCGGCGAGCGTGAGGTCGAAGGCCCCGGCGAGGCGTACGAGCAGCGCCGCCGTGGGGCTCATCTCGCCGCGTTCGATGCGGCTGATGCTGGCGCGGGCCACGCCGGAACGCGCGGCGAGGTCGGCCAGGGACCAGCCGCGCGCCTCGCGTTCCAGGCGCAACCGCTGGGCGATGGCGTCTGTCGTCTCGTCGCGCACAGTGGACATTCATCCACTATACGCGACAAAGGGGGATCGAAGAAGGCGGTTACAGGTCCACGCCGTCCAGGCTGGCGACACCGTTCTTCAGGGCGTACAGCGCCGCCTGGGTGCGGCTGTCCAGGCCGAGTTTGCCCAGCAGGCGCGACACGTGGGTTTTCACGGTGGCCTCGCTG
This Deinococcus seoulensis DNA region includes the following protein-coding sequences:
- a CDS encoding chlorite dismutase family protein, with translation MMVDLDPSGQVTGREADRANRQFLNYAFFKLDPAFRRLPQAERDELKAEFLAAANGWVTDAPAEKGLILRPYSLVGVRGDVDFMLWRIAFDVRDFQESQARLNRTRLMGYLTQPFNFISMNKRSQYVNRVEGSGHGLEILPGQGQYLFIYPFVKTRAWYDLTPHSRQGMMDEHINASVPFKGVRINTSYSYGIDDQEFVVSFDSDYPQEFVDLVHRLRYTEASMFTLQDTPMFTCVKKDLSSVLDDLG
- a CDS encoding GNAT family N-acetyltransferase, which produces MTDLQITPLTHAALPQLGELLIETVAAGGSVSFMHPLPEAQARAFWQASLTAAEAGGRVLYGAWHGPELIGTVTLLLDFPPNQPHRAEIAKMMTRTAWRGQGVATRLLRTAEAEAARQGRTLLTLDTSVDGGARKLYETAGYTLVGEIPDFALTPDGRLNGTLIYYKRL
- a CDS encoding helix-turn-helix domain-containing protein; amino-acid sequence: MSTVRDETTDAIAQRLRLEREARGWSLADLAARSGVARASISRIERGEMSPTAALLVRLAGAFDLTLAGLLVRAEAAASRLTRAADQPVWRDPATGYTRTQVFMRPDHPVELVQVTMPPGGQAALPASSYALIRQVIQVQSGQLTVTEGGEIHHLHAGDSLGFGPPADVVIANTTANPCTYLVALARS